The proteins below are encoded in one region of Oreochromis niloticus isolate F11D_XX linkage group LG6, O_niloticus_UMD_NMBU, whole genome shotgun sequence:
- the tmx2b gene encoding thioredoxin-related transmembrane protein 2-B, with translation MALLTPLFAFLYHLPQVYKWLLKPYYVASLFMSIAFLAVRKTPGICDRLATQREDGNSCDFDWREVEILMFLSAIVMMKNRRAITVEQHVGNIILFSKVANVILFFRLDIRMGLLYLTLCIVFLMTCKPPLYMGPEYIKYFSDKTIDDELARDSRVTWIVEFFANWSPECQSFASVYADLSLKYNCAGLKFGKVDIGRYGEVSKKYKVSASPLSKQLPSLVLFQGGKEVMRRPQVDKKGRAVSWSFTEENIIREFNLNELYQKSKKLSKTRGDKVSQSQFPPVPEEEEPEQQGAEAQGAESESKKDK, from the exons ATGGCTTTGTTGACGCCATTATTCGCTTTTCTGTACCATCTACCGCAGGTGTACAAGTGGCTGCTGAAGCCATATTATGTAGCATCCCTCTTCATGTCTATAGCATTTCTAGCTGTCCGCAAAACGCCCGGCATCTGTGACCGTCTGGCCACACAGCGAGAAGACGGCAACTCCTGCGACTTCGACTGG AGAGAGGTGGAGATCCTCATGTTCCTCAGTGCCATCGTGATGATGAAGAACCGCCGGGCGA TAACTGTGGAGCAACATGTGGGCAACATCATCCTGTTCAGCAAAGTGGCCAATGTGATCCTGTTCTTCAGACTGGACATCAGGATGGGGCTGCTCTACCTGACGCTCTGCATAG tgtttttgatGACCTGTAAGCCTCCTCTGTACATGGGACCCGAGTACATCAAATACTTCAGTGACAAAACTATTGAT GATGAACTGGCGAGAGACAGCCGCGTGACGTGGATCGTCGAGTTTTTTGCCAACTGGTCTCCAGAGTGCCAGTCCTTCGCGTCTGTGTACGCTGATCTCTCTCTCAA GTATAACTGTGCTGGCCTAAAGTTTGGCAAAGTGGACATTGGACGCTATGGAGAGGTTTCCAAAAA GTACAAGGTGTCAGCATCTCCACTCTCCAAGCAGCTTCCATCTTTGGTGCTGTTCCAAGGAGGGAAGGAAGTTATGCGGCGCCCTCAGGTGGACAAGAAGGGCAGGGCTGTGTCGTGGAGCTTCACTGAG GAGAACATCATCCGAGAGTTCAATCTGAACGAACTCTACCAGAAATCCAAGAAGCTCAGCAAGACCAGAGGAGACAAGGTCAGCCAATCCCAGTTCCCCCCAGTGCCCGAGGAGGAGGAGCCAGAGCAGCAGGGAGCTGAAGCCCAGGGGGCGGAGTCTGAATCCAAGAAGGACAAATAG